Proteins encoded in a region of the Gammaproteobacteria bacterium genome:
- a CDS encoding glycosyltransferase family 4 protein gives MKNVLIIGYVWPEPNSSAAGTRMMELISLFRSQQWAVTFASPAALSDHMADLAAIDVPTVNIELNNESFDHYISQLQPDIVMFDRFMMEEQFGWRVEQQCPNALRILDTEDLHSLRDARHRAYKQQRAVTKQDLSSDIAMREIAAILRCDMSLIISTYEMSLLSEHYRVDPALLHHLPFMLEPQQLSQPRPDFDQRADFVSIGNFRHAPNWDAVRYLKETIWPLIRQQLPKAKLNVYGAYPPAKAMAFDNPKQGFHVKGWAKDAHQVMREARVCLAPIRFGAGIKGKLADAMLNGTPNVTTSIGSEAMHGQLPWSGMITDDAQTFADQAVALYNDQQSWQQAVNHGDQIIKTLYDKHHLGNLLLQQINQLLNDLPQHRLANFSGAMLRHHHHKSTKYMAQWIEAKNKLPAQD, from the coding sequence ATGAAAAATGTCCTAATAATTGGCTATGTATGGCCTGAACCAAATTCCTCAGCCGCTGGCACCCGCATGATGGAATTAATTTCCCTATTTCGCAGTCAACAGTGGGCAGTCACCTTTGCCAGTCCAGCAGCGCTGTCAGATCACATGGCTGACCTTGCGGCTATCGATGTGCCCACGGTCAATATTGAGCTGAACAATGAAAGTTTCGATCACTACATTAGCCAATTACAACCCGATATCGTAATGTTCGACCGCTTTATGATGGAAGAACAGTTTGGTTGGCGTGTTGAGCAGCAGTGCCCTAATGCACTACGCATTCTAGATACCGAAGACCTTCATTCATTACGCGATGCCAGACACCGTGCTTACAAGCAGCAGCGGGCTGTCACCAAGCAAGATTTGAGCTCTGATATTGCAATGCGCGAAATCGCCGCGATTTTACGCTGCGATATGTCATTGATTATATCTACTTATGAAATGAGCTTATTAAGCGAGCATTATCGTGTTGATCCCGCTTTGTTGCACCACCTGCCCTTTATGCTCGAGCCACAGCAATTGTCACAGCCACGACCTGACTTTGATCAACGCGCTGATTTTGTCTCAATCGGTAATTTTCGCCATGCCCCAAACTGGGATGCCGTACGTTATTTAAAAGAGACTATCTGGCCGCTTATTCGTCAGCAACTGCCTAAAGCCAAACTCAATGTATATGGCGCTTATCCACCAGCGAAAGCCATGGCATTTGATAATCCAAAACAAGGTTTTCATGTTAAAGGTTGGGCTAAAGATGCTCACCAAGTGATGCGAGAAGCACGGGTTTGTCTGGCGCCAATTCGCTTTGGCGCTGGCATCAAGGGCAAGTTAGCCGACGCAATGCTTAATGGTACGCCTAATGTCACTACCAGTATCGGCAGCGAGGCTATGCACGGTCAATTGCCGTGGTCTGGCATGATCACGGACGATGCCCAAACCTTTGCAGATCAAGCAGTGGCACTTTATAACGACCAACAAAGCTGGCAGCAAGCGGTCAACCATGGTGACCAAATTATTAAAACACTTTATGACAAACACCATTTAGGTAATTTATTGTTGCAACAAATTAATCAGCTGCTTAATGATTTACCGCAACATCGACTTGCCAATTTTTCGGGCGCGATGTTACGTCATCATCATCATAAAAGTACCAAATATATGGCACAATGGATTGAAGCAAAAAACAAATTACCGGCTCAAGATTAA
- a CDS encoding rhodanese-like domain-containing protein: MKYFKIVSMLYLLIAGSVIAGDLSPQKNLEQSTIVQESREQKTWQLIEAGALIVDARTAQEYAAGHLEGAINIPFDVAVSLFKTLDISKNRDIVLYCRSGNRSGMAFESLTKAGYTNLHNGGGLNAILAAKPEIFSQ, encoded by the coding sequence ATGAAATATTTTAAAATCGTAAGTATGTTGTATTTATTAATCGCAGGATCGGTAATTGCTGGTGATTTGTCACCGCAAAAGAATCTAGAACAGAGCACTATCGTCCAAGAAAGCCGCGAACAAAAAACCTGGCAGTTAATCGAAGCTGGCGCGTTAATTGTTGATGCTCGAACGGCGCAAGAGTACGCTGCGGGACATTTAGAGGGTGCAATAAACATTCCGTTTGATGTCGCGGTTAGTCTGTTTAAGACCTTGGATATTAGCAAGAATCGCGACATTGTCTTATATTGTCGCAGTGGCAATAGGTCAGGAATGGCATTTGAAAGTTTAACCAAAGCCGGTTATACCAATTTGCACAATGGCGGTGGTTTAAACGCAATATTGGCTGCCAAACCCGAAATTTTTAGCCAATAA
- a CDS encoding DUF2892 domain-containing protein — translation MTQQRALFIFISMMIFLSVALTLWVDPRFYWFTLFVGANMLQFSVSGYCPAAWLFKKIGLKSACDTTTNSSANN, via the coding sequence ATGACTCAACAACGCGCACTCTTTATCTTTATTAGCATGATGATCTTTTTATCGGTCGCCTTAACACTATGGGTTGACCCACGATTTTATTGGTTTACCTTGTTTGTTGGTGCCAACATGTTGCAATTTTCGGTAAGCGGTTATTGCCCTGCCGCTTGGTTATTCAAAAAAATTGGTCTAAAGTCAGCCTGTGATACCACCACAAATAGCAGCGCTAACAACTAG
- a CDS encoding outer membrane lipoprotein-sorting protein produces the protein MKNIIKLSLLAALLITNASTNANTKTDVMAIVSQANLAAFYLGDDATAQARMLISDSQGNQQIRQFSLARKDKLDGGDQDIMLKFSKPSDVKGTMLRVAKHINSDDDRWLYLPALDLVKRISAGDKRTSFVGSHFFYEDISGRNISDDNFTLVGETTSAYQIKAVPKDPDSVEFASYLVTIDKTTMLPMSIVYTNSHNQQYRKVEVLKLTEVQGKVSVVKSKASDLINGGSTVIQFRRIRYDNHMPQAIFSERSLRNPPRKWFN, from the coding sequence ATGAAAAATATCATTAAATTATCGCTACTTGCAGCATTACTTATCACTAATGCCTCGACTAATGCGAACACCAAAACCGATGTGATGGCTATTGTGTCACAAGCGAACTTAGCGGCGTTTTATCTCGGGGACGATGCAACAGCCCAAGCGAGAATGTTAATTAGTGACTCGCAAGGTAATCAACAAATTCGTCAATTTTCACTGGCGAGAAAAGATAAGCTCGATGGTGGCGATCAAGACATCATGCTTAAATTTAGTAAACCGTCCGATGTTAAGGGCACCATGCTGCGAGTCGCCAAGCATATAAACAGCGATGATGATCGGTGGTTGTATTTACCGGCGCTCGATCTGGTAAAACGCATTTCAGCGGGTGACAAACGCACCAGTTTTGTTGGTTCGCATTTCTTTTACGAGGATATTTCAGGGCGTAACATCAGCGACGATAATTTCACCCTAGTGGGTGAAACAACCAGTGCTTATCAAATTAAGGCGGTGCCTAAAGATCCTGATTCGGTCGAATTCGCCAGCTATCTGGTCACTATAGATAAAACCACCATGCTACCGATGAGCATTGTTTATACCAACAGCCATAATCAACAATATCGTAAAGTTGAGGTGCTTAAGTTAACCGAAGTTCAAGGCAAGGTTAGCGTGGTTAAATCAAAGGCAAGCGACCTTATCAATGGCGGTTCAACGGTAATCCAATTTAGACGAATTCGTTATGACAATCACATGCCACAAGCTATTTTTAGTGAACGCAGTTTGCGTAACCCGCCAAGAAAGTGGTTTAACTAA
- a CDS encoding MMPL family transporter, producing MKSTLVDYVIRFPKIVYTLISVVVLFFMLQIPALDIDTDPENMLAPTNVDRSYHNQVKRQFALHDSMVLGIVNNQGIYNPQSLALVDQVTQYLLSLDGVIKQDVIAPSVVDNIYNQDQGVIRFEWLMKQPPATQVGADKIANAISRLPLLNSTMISSDHQAIAIFIPLTSKTMSYQLAEQIRAYVAPLSGEHQFYISGLPVAEDQFGREMFVQMAISAPLAGVMIFFMMWLLFRNVTLIVAPMLVALATVIITMGLLIALGFKVHILSSMIAIFLMPIAVVDSIHIMSEFSDRYRTSNQTAAQVITQVVRHLFRPMLFTSITSAVGFFSLMLTPIPPVKIFGGFVGFGILLAFVLTMVLLPAYLSRLSPSALAKLKSLRVERTSPLERRLDVIRRLSIGYPRLIVGITLLIGVISYFGINQITINDNPVRWFKQDHQIRIADKVLNQHFAGTYNAYLVLSRNDQVAQQALFAQQLNQFTVDARALDLNLALPLPPVTTSDNLTAALNQWTLLLDDYLFEFDSQLTQQQMRLIQQQLTVTAALRSSSASFYQPQMLRYIEQLEQALLSSPIVGNVNSLPDLVKTVNRELVSGQAQDFVLPATSNGVAQVLMQYQSSHRPNDLWHFVTRDQQASLLWLQLKSGDNQSMQQVMALVEQYVTAHPLPANIDLKWAGKAYINVVWQQEMVAGMLNSLASAFVVVLLMMMALFKSVRYGLLAMLPLTITIGLIYGLIGWVGKDYDMPIAVLSSLTLGLSVDFAIHFIERYRQLLTEGHNSIVAINLMFKEPAQAISRNAIVIACGFTPLLFAPLVPYITVGLFLASIMVISAIITLMLVPAIITLANSPRPVSKVISDAQSANN from the coding sequence ATGAAAAGTACGTTGGTTGATTATGTGATCCGTTTTCCTAAAATTGTCTATACCCTGATATCCGTAGTGGTGCTGTTTTTTATGCTCCAGATCCCGGCACTCGATATTGATACCGATCCAGAAAACATGCTCGCACCAACCAATGTTGACCGCAGTTACCATAATCAAGTTAAACGTCAGTTTGCCTTACACGACTCAATGGTATTGGGCATAGTCAATAACCAAGGTATTTATAACCCGCAATCATTGGCACTCGTTGATCAAGTTACCCAGTATTTGTTGTCGCTTGATGGCGTGATTAAACAAGACGTCATTGCGCCAAGTGTGGTTGATAACATCTATAATCAAGATCAAGGTGTAATTCGATTTGAGTGGTTAATGAAGCAGCCACCAGCCACTCAGGTCGGCGCTGACAAAATAGCCAATGCCATATCCCGTCTGCCTTTACTTAACAGCACGATGATTTCAAGCGATCATCAGGCCATCGCCATTTTCATTCCGCTAACGTCGAAAACGATGAGTTATCAGCTCGCAGAGCAAATTCGGGCCTATGTGGCACCGCTAAGCGGCGAACATCAGTTTTATATCAGTGGTTTGCCAGTGGCAGAAGACCAATTTGGCCGTGAAATGTTTGTGCAAATGGCAATCAGTGCCCCGCTGGCAGGGGTGATGATATTTTTCATGATGTGGTTGCTCTTTCGCAATGTCACCTTAATAGTCGCGCCAATGTTAGTTGCCTTAGCGACAGTCATTATCACAATGGGCTTGCTGATCGCACTTGGTTTTAAGGTGCATATATTATCGTCGATGATCGCCATTTTTCTAATGCCGATCGCCGTGGTTGATTCCATTCATATTATGTCTGAGTTTTCAGATCGCTACCGCACGAGTAATCAGACGGCGGCCCAAGTTATAACTCAAGTTGTCCGTCATTTATTTAGGCCAATGTTATTTACCTCGATCACTTCTGCAGTGGGTTTTTTCTCATTGATGTTAACGCCCATTCCGCCGGTCAAAATTTTTGGTGGTTTCGTTGGTTTTGGGATATTACTGGCGTTTGTTTTAACCATGGTGTTATTGCCCGCTTACCTGTCACGGCTAAGTCCTAGTGCATTAGCCAAGCTTAAATCACTCAGGGTCGAACGTACTTCACCGCTTGAGCGCCGATTAGACGTAATCAGACGATTAAGTATTGGTTACCCCCGACTCATTGTTGGCATTACGTTGCTTATTGGTGTTATCAGTTATTTTGGCATTAACCAAATCACCATTAACGACAATCCGGTACGCTGGTTTAAACAAGATCATCAAATTAGAATTGCCGATAAAGTATTGAATCAGCATTTCGCTGGCACCTATAACGCTTATTTGGTGTTGTCTCGCAACGATCAAGTCGCACAACAGGCGCTATTTGCTCAGCAACTAAATCAATTTACCGTAGATGCTCGTGCATTAGACTTAAATTTAGCCTTGCCATTGCCACCAGTGACCACCAGCGACAATTTAACCGCGGCACTCAACCAATGGACGTTACTGCTCGATGATTACTTATTTGAATTTGACAGCCAGTTAACCCAGCAACAAATGCGTTTAATCCAGCAACAGTTAACAGTCACAGCGGCATTAAGAAGCTCGAGCGCGAGTTTTTATCAGCCGCAAATGTTGCGCTATATCGAGCAACTAGAACAAGCCTTATTAAGCTCGCCAATTGTTGGCAACGTTAATTCATTGCCCGATCTGGTTAAAACCGTTAATCGTGAATTAGTCAGTGGTCAAGCGCAAGATTTTGTCCTGCCAGCCACCAGCAATGGCGTTGCTCAAGTGTTAATGCAGTATCAATCGTCGCACCGTCCCAATGATTTATGGCACTTTGTCACGCGTGACCAACAAGCAAGTTTGTTGTGGTTACAATTAAAAAGTGGCGACAATCAAAGCATGCAACAGGTAATGGCGCTGGTTGAACAGTACGTAACCGCTCACCCTCTGCCGGCCAACATTGACCTAAAGTGGGCAGGTAAAGCCTATATCAATGTGGTGTGGCAACAAGAAATGGTCGCCGGCATGTTAAATTCATTAGCCAGTGCATTTGTGGTGGTGCTGTTAATGATGATGGCACTGTTTAAATCAGTTCGTTATGGTTTGCTGGCAATGTTACCGCTCACGATCACCATTGGTCTAATTTATGGCTTAATTGGCTGGGTTGGCAAAGATTATGACATGCCAATTGCCGTGCTTTCATCGTTAACCCTTGGTTTATCGGTCGACTTTGCGATTCATTTCATTGAACGTTATAGACAACTGCTGACCGAGGGCCACAACAGTATTGTGGCAATCAACCTCATGTTCAAAGAACCCGCGCAAGCCATTAGCCGTAATGCCATTGTGATCGCTTGCGGTTTTACCCCCTTGCTGTTCGCACCTTTAGTGCCCTATATCACCGTTGGATTGTTCCTCGCCAGCATCATGGTGATTTCAGCAATCATTACCTTAATGCTCGTGCCTGCCATTATTACGCTGGCGAACTCGCCGCGGCCAGTATCCAAGGTAATCTCCGACGCTCAGTCAGCAAATAATTAG
- the sohB gene encoding protease SohB: protein MEFLFEYGLFLAQAVTIVVAIVTVLVTVIGLSTKGKAESGSLVITNLTEALNDVVLAVKQQILTKEQLKALAKADKKQKKADKKAPPAAKDKLFVIDFKGSMDAHEVEALRKEVSAVVQVATKSDKVLIRLESPGGVVHGYGLAASQLKRITDREIPLVVAVDKVAASGGYMMACIANEIVAAPFAIIGSIGVIAQIPNFSKILKKNDIEFEQVTGGEFKRTLTLFGENTDKDREKFQQEIDETHELFKQHVSVNRPSLDINKVATGEHWFGNQAIDLGLVDKITTSDDYLLEQHQVRDIFHLKFMVPKTLSQKLGKAASVSVDSTLTTLWNRLHSNRWF from the coding sequence TTGGAATTTTTGTTCGAGTATGGATTATTTTTAGCGCAAGCCGTGACCATTGTGGTGGCGATTGTCACAGTGTTAGTAACTGTGATTGGCTTGTCGACGAAAGGAAAAGCAGAATCAGGCAGTTTAGTGATAACGAACCTCACTGAAGCATTAAACGATGTGGTGCTGGCTGTTAAGCAACAGATTTTAACCAAAGAGCAACTTAAAGCGTTAGCTAAAGCCGATAAAAAACAAAAGAAAGCCGATAAAAAGGCGCCGCCAGCCGCCAAAGACAAATTATTTGTGATTGACTTTAAAGGCTCGATGGATGCGCACGAAGTTGAGGCACTACGCAAAGAAGTGAGCGCAGTGGTTCAAGTAGCCACCAAGAGCGATAAAGTATTAATTCGCTTAGAAAGCCCCGGTGGTGTAGTGCATGGTTATGGTTTGGCCGCTAGTCAGCTTAAGCGCATTACCGATCGTGAAATTCCGCTGGTGGTTGCGGTTGATAAAGTAGCAGCCAGTGGCGGGTATATGATGGCTTGTATTGCCAACGAAATTGTCGCCGCACCTTTTGCTATTATTGGCTCAATTGGTGTAATCGCTCAAATACCAAATTTTAGTAAAATCTTGAAAAAGAATGATATTGAATTTGAACAAGTGACCGGCGGTGAATTTAAACGGACCTTGACCTTGTTTGGTGAAAATACCGATAAGGATCGTGAAAAGTTTCAGCAAGAAATCGACGAGACTCACGAGCTGTTTAAGCAGCATGTCAGCGTTAACCGGCCAAGTCTTGATATAAATAAAGTAGCAACCGGTGAGCACTGGTTTGGTAATCAGGCGATTGATCTTGGTTTGGTTGATAAAATCACCACCAGTGACGACTATCTATTGGAACAACATCAAGTGCGCGATATTTTTCATCTTAAATTTATGGTGCCAAAAACCTTAAGCCAAAAGCTAGGCAAAGCAGCCAGTGTTTCCGTTGACAGCACGTTGACCACATTATGGAATCGTTTACATAGCAATCGTTGGTTTTAA
- a CDS encoding Ig-like domain-containing protein: MGIVQRLSCFLLLTMLVGCGGGGSLDGSDSSSTNGDTTDSSSNGDDSVVTITADDISLYANTQQISSDGSQEVTLTAIAKNSGNNLLEGITVQFASDSGQLQIVNAVTGSDGKATATLTTENAPENRLISISAISSNITDSITVQVIGTTVSFTGSASLALSDPTPYIINVLNSNGTGIANVNVALTLTNAATNGGNVANITIPDSVTTDSNGQVTVNITGTSGGTNSIVANALGASSTHAVAVQADSFLFTSFNNTSSTVNPSLGTVIPDVLLSNQVEVTLSWLREGQPVTDGTQVDFSSTRGILAASSAGTVDGKVTARVTSNNSGKALLTFSGTDNDNGEVIELNNQLEFEFVAETANAVVAQVFPQSIGPNGQTSTISVVVRDINGNLVKNKMIDFTLTDTNGGTIYPANAITDSSGSASTVYTSNAVSAQDDVSIIATVREDTSIFDTVTLTVADSGLFISLGTGNSLIEKDNNSYTKQYTVFVTDVDSNPIKNQALTVSAVPQSYYKGAWYQIYNADGDFETWAALGATGAESRFKCVNEDLNTNGTLDAGEDTNDNGMLTPGNVVAAEGQITTDDDGQATIDIDYAQSFARWIDIRLVVSGQVGGTESSAQAIFTLPVLASDVSAENVTPPRAGIGRNGPFGLLGDCSTSD, translated from the coding sequence ATGGGCATAGTTCAGCGACTCAGTTGTTTTTTATTACTCACAATGTTGGTTGGTTGTGGTGGCGGCGGAAGCTTAGACGGAAGTGACTCTAGTTCAACGAATGGCGACACAACCGACTCTAGTTCAAATGGCGATGATAGCGTAGTAACAATTACAGCTGATGACATCAGTTTATATGCCAACACACAACAAATATCATCCGATGGCTCCCAAGAAGTTACTCTTACTGCCATAGCTAAAAATTCCGGTAACAACTTGCTTGAGGGGATTACGGTGCAATTTGCCAGCGACTCTGGTCAATTGCAAATTGTTAACGCTGTGACAGGGTCAGATGGCAAGGCAACTGCCACACTAACAACCGAGAATGCTCCGGAAAACCGGTTGATTTCAATTTCAGCAATTAGTAGTAACATTACCGATTCTATAACGGTGCAGGTCATTGGTACCACGGTTTCTTTTACGGGCTCAGCTTCGCTAGCACTTAGTGACCCAACGCCATATATTATAAATGTACTCAATTCTAATGGTACCGGCATTGCCAATGTTAACGTTGCGCTGACATTAACAAACGCAGCCACCAATGGTGGTAATGTGGCCAATATTACAATACCGGACTCAGTTACGACAGACTCTAATGGTCAGGTGACGGTTAATATTACTGGTACTTCAGGCGGTACTAATAGCATTGTAGCCAACGCACTAGGGGCTAGCTCTACCCACGCTGTTGCAGTCCAAGCCGATTCATTTTTATTCACTAGCTTTAACAATACTTCTAGTACTGTTAATCCATCTTTAGGCACCGTCATTCCAGATGTTTTACTTTCGAATCAAGTCGAAGTAACACTTTCTTGGTTACGTGAGGGTCAGCCTGTAACTGATGGCACCCAAGTTGATTTTTCTTCAACTAGAGGCATTTTAGCCGCATCATCAGCGGGAACTGTAGACGGAAAAGTAACAGCTAGGGTTACTTCGAATAATTCGGGCAAAGCGTTATTGACCTTCAGCGGGACAGATAACGATAACGGTGAGGTCATCGAATTAAACAATCAGTTAGAATTTGAATTTGTTGCTGAAACCGCTAACGCCGTAGTAGCGCAAGTTTTCCCTCAAAGTATTGGGCCCAATGGTCAAACGTCTACAATATCAGTGGTAGTGCGTGATATTAATGGTAATTTGGTCAAAAACAAAATGATTGATTTCACCCTTACTGATACCAATGGCGGTACAATTTATCCTGCTAATGCAATAACAGATAGTAGCGGTAGCGCCTCGACTGTTTACACCTCAAATGCAGTCTCAGCTCAAGATGATGTCTCGATTATTGCTACAGTACGTGAAGACACCTCTATCTTTGATACCGTAACACTCACTGTCGCTGACAGTGGTTTATTTATTAGCTTAGGCACGGGTAATAGTCTGATCGAAAAAGATAACAATTCCTACACTAAGCAATATACCGTCTTTGTCACCGACGTCGATTCAAACCCGATTAAAAATCAAGCTTTAACTGTTTCGGCAGTGCCACAAAGTTATTATAAAGGTGCCTGGTACCAGATTTATAATGCCGATGGCGATTTTGAAACTTGGGCTGCTCTAGGAGCGACTGGTGCTGAAAGCCGATTTAAATGTGTCAATGAAGATCTCAATACTAATGGTACTCTTGACGCTGGCGAAGATACAAACGACAACGGCATGCTAACCCCAGGCAACGTGGTTGCCGCAGAGGGCCAGATCACCACCGATGATGACGGCCAAGCGACCATTGATATTGACTATGCGCAAAGTTTCGCGCGCTGGATCGACATCAGATTAGTGGTTTCGGGACAGGTCGGTGGTACAGAAAGCTCTGCTCAGGCAATTTTCACATTGCCGGTGCTCGCCTCAGATGTTTCTGCAGAAAATGTAACCCCGCCTAGAGCCGGTATTGGTAGAAATGGTCCGTTTGGCCTATTAGGCGATTGCTCTACATCCGATTAA
- the topA gene encoding type I DNA topoisomerase encodes MGKSLVIVESPAKAKTINKYLGKDFIVKSSVGHIRDLPTSGSVKKNKFTKTPAEVRKMPAEEKEIYKAARDKQQLINRMGIDPLGGWDAHYEVLPGKEKVVNELKALAETADFVYLASDLDREGEAIAWHLKEIIGGDESRFKRVVFNEITKNAISEAFETPTQLNMDGVNAQQARRFLDRVVGYMVSPLLWKKVARGLSAGRVQSVAVRLVVEREREIKAFNPEEFWDLHADLINQAQTQLMLKVTKFADKAYKPVSAEQSEVAVAALKGADFTVKSREDKPTKSKPSAPYITSTLQQAASTRLGFGVKKTMMMAQRLYEAGYITYMRTDSTNLSKEAVENVREHILSEYGKAYVPEEPIRYGSKEGAQEAHEAIRPSDVSRSATSLTKMERDAERLYELIWRQFVACQMTTALYDVTNLKVTAGDYELKTTGRTLKFDGWTRVQTSVKRKNEDDVTLPAVAVGESLDLQELRPKQHFTKPTARFNEASLVKELEKRGIGRPSTYASIISTIQDRGYARVENKRFFAEKMGEIITDRLVENFEELLSYDFTAQMEQELDQIAQGGMDWKDSLDKFYAGFTQQLDIANLTPEEGGMRPNQMVMTDIECPTCARKMGIRTGTTGVFLGCSGYDLPPKERCKTTINLTSGDDAVAADDEAETQALMDRRRCSQCDTAMDPYLVDEERKLHVCGNNPACEGNEVEQGQFKIKGYDGPIIECDRCTHDMELKNGRFGKYFACTNVDECKNTRKLLRSGEVAPPKEDPVHLPELECANHDAYFVLRDGASGIFLAAHTFPKARETRAPQVAELHRFRDRISSKFYYLADAPQKDPEGNSAIVRYSRKNKEQYVMTEIEKKATGWTAHFENGKWVENQKAKRAPKKVAAKK; translated from the coding sequence ATGGGTAAATCATTAGTAATAGTGGAATCGCCAGCGAAAGCGAAAACTATTAACAAATACTTAGGCAAAGACTTCATTGTAAAGTCATCGGTTGGTCATATCCGTGATTTGCCGACATCAGGTTCGGTAAAGAAAAACAAATTTACCAAGACACCAGCCGAAGTACGGAAAATGCCTGCCGAAGAAAAGGAAATTTATAAAGCGGCTCGCGACAAGCAACAGCTAATTAACCGGATGGGCATTGATCCACTCGGCGGCTGGGATGCGCACTACGAAGTGCTGCCGGGCAAAGAGAAAGTGGTTAACGAGCTAAAAGCTCTGGCTGAAACCGCTGATTTTGTCTATCTCGCATCGGATTTGGATAGAGAAGGTGAGGCTATTGCTTGGCACCTCAAAGAAATTATTGGTGGCGATGAGTCGCGTTTTAAACGCGTTGTGTTTAATGAAATCACCAAAAATGCGATAAGCGAAGCCTTTGAAACGCCAACCCAGCTAAATATGGACGGTGTTAATGCCCAGCAAGCCAGACGCTTTTTAGATCGCGTGGTTGGTTACATGGTTTCACCACTATTGTGGAAAAAAGTGGCGCGTGGTTTGTCTGCTGGTCGAGTACAGTCGGTGGCAGTACGCTTGGTTGTTGAGCGTGAGCGAGAAATTAAAGCGTTTAATCCTGAAGAATTTTGGGATCTACACGCCGATTTAATTAACCAAGCACAAACACAGTTGATGCTTAAAGTCACAAAGTTTGCCGATAAAGCGTATAAACCTGTTAGTGCTGAGCAAAGCGAGGTGGCAGTAGCTGCATTGAAGGGTGCTGACTTCACGGTTAAGTCTCGTGAAGACAAGCCAACCAAATCTAAACCTAGCGCGCCATACATCACATCAACGCTTCAGCAGGCGGCAAGTACTCGTCTTGGCTTTGGGGTTAAGAAGACCATGATGATGGCTCAGCGGCTCTATGAAGCTGGTTACATCACTTATATGCGTACCGACTCGACTAACTTGAGTAAAGAAGCGGTTGAGAACGTGCGTGAGCACATTTTGAGTGAATACGGCAAAGCCTATGTACCTGAAGAACCTATTCGATACGGTAGCAAGGAAGGCGCACAAGAGGCTCACGAAGCTATTCGTCCTAGTGATGTCTCACGCAGCGCAACGTCATTAACTAAAATGGAGCGTGATGCCGAGCGTTTATATGAGCTTATCTGGCGTCAGTTTGTTGCTTGTCAGATGACAACAGCGCTTTATGATGTGACGAACTTAAAAGTGACCGCTGGTGACTATGAACTAAAAACGACCGGGCGCACACTTAAATTTGATGGTTGGACTCGCGTTCAAACCTCTGTTAAGCGAAAAAATGAAGACGATGTTACTTTGCCCGCTGTTGCTGTTGGCGAGTCATTAGACTTACAAGAGCTTCGTCCTAAGCAGCACTTTACTAAACCAACGGCGCGATTTAATGAAGCGTCACTGGTTAAAGAGCTTGAAAAACGTGGCATTGGTCGTCCGTCAACGTACGCATCAATTATTTCAACCATTCAAGATCGCGGTTATGCGCGGGTTGAAAATAAACGATTTTTCGCTGAAAAAATGGGCGAAATTATCACCGATCGTTTAGTGGAAAACTTTGAAGAATTGCTGTCTTATGACTTCACCGCGCAAATGGAACAAGAGCTTGACCAAATTGCCCAAGGTGGCATGGACTGGAAAGATTCGCTTGATAAATTCTATGCCGGTTTTACACAGCAGCTTGATATCGCCAATTTAACACCTGAAGAAGGCGGAATGCGCCCGAACCAAATGGTAATGACGGATATTGAATGTCCGACTTGTGCCAGAAAAATGGGGATACGTACTGGTACTACCGGCGTATTCTTAGGTTGTTCAGGTTATGATTTACCGCCCAAAGAGCGTTGTAAAACCACCATTAATTTAACCAGTGGTGACGACGCAGTCGCTGCTGATGATGAAGCCGAAACGCAAGCATTGATGGACCGACGTCGCTGTAGTCAGTGTGATACCGCGATGGACCCCTATTTGGTGGATGAAGAACGTAAGCTTCACGTGTGTGGTAATAACCCCGCGTGTGAAGGCAACGAGGTTGAGCAAGGCCAGTTTAAGATTAAAGGCTATGACGGTCCAATTATTGAGTGTGATCGCTGTACGCATGACATGGAGCTTAAGAACGGCCGCTTCGGTAAGTACTTTGCTTGTACTAATGTTGATGAGTGTAAAAACACCCGTAAACTGCTTAGAAGTGGAGAGGTTGCTCCGCCTAAAGAAGATCCGGTTCACTTACCTGAATTGGAATGTGCTAATCACGACGCGTATTTCGTACTACGCGATGGTGCCTCAGGCATATTCTTAGCGGCGCATACTTTTCCTAAAGCTCGTGAAACTCGCGCGCCACAGGTGGCAGAGCTGCATCGCTTTAGAGACAGAATTTCGTCAAAGTTTTATTACCTAGCTGATGCTCCACAAAAAGATCCTGAAGGGAACTCAGCGATTGTTCGTTATAGCCGTAAAAATAAAGAACAATATGTCATGACTGAAATAGAGAAGAAGGCTACAGGCTGGACCGCTCATTTTGAAAATGGCAAATGGGTTGAAAACCAAAAAGCTAAGCGAGCACCTAAAAAAGTTGCTGCTAAAAAATAG